The Paenibacillus dendritiformis region CCCTGCTCGAGAGCGCTGACCGGGCCGTGCGAGCCCTGCCGGGACAACCCGCGAAGCAGAGCGGAGCGCCCGGCCGCTACCGCTTGGGCAGCAGTTGGACATACTCATCCGACAGCTTCATTAACGATAAAATATACTCATAATCGCGGCGGTAAGGCTCAAGATCATGCATCGGCTCCAGTGTGCGGAGCGAGATCGCCTCGCCGTCTTCGAAGCCCGTTCCCGGCACGAATAAAATATCATTCGTAAAAAACGACCCGGTCGGCAAATAATAGCGCATGCCGATGACATTGTTGTCCGTGTTCAGCAGATCCCGCCCGAATGCGGTGAACTGCTGCTCCTTCAGGGAGATGCCAAGCAAATTGGCCACCGTCGGCATAATATCGACCTGGCCCCCGGTAAGCTCCACCGTCTTGCCGCTCTTCTGCCCCGGCACGTGAATAATGAGCGGGATATTGAAGCGGCTTACCTTATTATCATAAGGGATGCCCAATTGGGCGGTAATCTCTTTCCCGTCGGTCTCCGCCGGATTGACGCCAGAATGATCCCCATAGGCAACCAGCACCGTGTTGTCCCATACGCCTTCGGCTTTGAGCTGGTCGATGAAGCGGCCCAACGCATAATCGGTGTAATTGATGGCCGTCAAATAATGCCCAAGCTGCGTATTCTCCATCTCGGGAGGCAGCTTCAGCCGGCGGCGATCCGGAGGGACCACGAACGGAGCGTGGCTGGACGTCGTCACGAACTGGGCATAGAACGGATCGCCGGTGGCGGCCATCTCCGCCAGCTTCTCGCTGCCGACGCGGTATAATTCCTCATCCGAAGCGCCGAAATCATTGAAATGATCGTTCTCGTAATAAGGCTGATCGAAATAACGATCAAAGCCGAGACCGGGATACAACAGGTTGCGGCTCCAGAAGTGGACATCATTGATATGGAACGTCGCCGATTGATACTGAAGCTTGTTCAACAGGCGCGGCAGGCTGGGAAGCTCCCTGCCGCCGAAACCTGTCGACATCGCAACCGTGCCAGTCGGGTAAATCGACGTATTGGACATAAATTCCGCGTCCGAAGTATTGCCCTGGCCGATCTGCTGATACACATGAGGAAAATAATAGCCTTCTTTCGCGAGCCGATTCAACACCGGCGTTATCTCTTGGTCGCCGAGCTTTAAATGAATCGGGAAATTTTGAAAGGCTTCCATCTGCACGACAATGACGTTCATGCCCTTCGCCTCGCCGAAATGCGCCGGCTTCGCGCCCTTCTTTTCTTCCTTGCGGTAAGGATATGTCGATTGCAGCTCGTTCACCCGCCGGATCGTGTCCTGGAGGTTGCCTTGGGCAATCATATCATTCTCCCGCTTGCTCTTGATGGCCGACGCGACCTGGTAATTCAGGAAGCCAAGGCGCTCCGCCTGCACCAGTTCATTGTCGATACGGCTGCCGTCGGCAATAAACTGCAGGGAGACCGCCGCGCTGATGACGAGCGCGAGCGCGGCGGCGATTTTGCCCCGCAGCGTGCCGGTTCGCGGCCGCTCCCGCTGCAGTCCCGCAAGCTCCCGCTTGGACGACCGGCTGAACAAGCGCACACCTCCGATCGCCAAGGCGATCGCGATATCCGCAAAAAAGAGAAAATGATACGGCTGAATCAATACGGTAATGCTGCCCCGGATTTGCGGCACTTGCCCCAATCCGCCAAGCGCCGTATACGTCGGCACCGTATTGAAATGAATCCGGTACAAGGTAGCAGCGAACAGCATCAGCGAAAAGACGGCGTTGATCGCCCAATAGACGCCGCGCTTCCCCCGGCGCGGCAGGGCCAACTCCAGCAAGCTCATAATGGCGAGCAAGGACAAAACGTCGCTGAGCAGCCCCAGTCCCGTAATCCCTCCGAAAAAGAAAATGCGGAGCAAGGCCAGCTTCGCCAGTAGCAAGAGAGAGATGCCAACTATGGGCTGTATTCGAATATGGCGCTTGCGCATTACTCTATTCATCGCAACAATCAGCTTCTTTCTATTCAATATGTTGCCTGCGGCATACGTTCAGATACGGGCAGCTAAGGTTGAAGCGAAGCCGAGCCGATCTGAATATAGACTTGCTGAATCGTGTCCAGCGCGGCCGCATGGCCAATGATATTGTGGACCAAGGTTACCGCCGCGCAGGCGATGATGGCCCCAGTCAGAATCCGGCGCGCGCTGCCGCCGCAGCGGTGGACCCCCCACGCGCTTAACAGGAATAACGCAAATAAATAGTGTCCGGCATACAGATACATATCATAATTGAATGCCGCCAAGCCGAAGCCGACGACAATATGCAGCAAAAGCCCGAACAGCGGATAGATGGCGAGAGATTGTACCTCTCGCGATCGATATCCTGTGACGAGAGCCAGCAAGGTCAGGACGATGACAACAATGCCGATGAGATGTCCATACAGCGGGAACGGGTTCGACAGATCCGTGACGAACGCCATCACAGAGTCGTCGATCATCGCCAAGTGCGGCGTAATAATCGGGCTCTCGATCATCGAATACAACGCTTTCCAATGATGGGCGAAGGAGAATGGCGCCACATAGCTGAATCCGCCGGCTTGAATATTATGCTGCCACGTCGTAATCCAGGAGCTGCCGGGAAACAAAACGAACTGCAATCCCGAAAGCAGAGCGACGAGCAGCAAAGAGACGCCTGCGATTTTGAGACAGGCCATCAAGTATGTTCGGCTCTTGCGCAGCGTGCTGATCAAAAGCGATCCGACGGCGGTTGCGACGTTAGTGACGGTCACCCCGAAGCTCAGCGTCAGCAGGAGCGAGACCGGCCATACTCCGAGCTTCTGCTGGTGCCGGCAATACTGCGCGTATAGCACCGTCAGCAAAATGATCAGGACCGCGTACGGATAAGAATCCGGGATCAGCGCCGAAAAGATCTGATAGGAGCTTGCGCCAAAAAAGGCGGCCGTTCCGATAGACAAGGCGTTGCCATAGGAATTGCGGCGCAAATAATAATACATAAGGACGACGCCACACGCGTTCATGGCGCTCTGTATCCCCAAAAACAAGCCGTTGCCCCACGTCATGGAGGCAGCCTGCTTCAACGGCGCCGACAAATAATTAATAAGCGGG contains the following coding sequences:
- a CDS encoding LTA synthase family protein, coding for MNRVMRKRHIRIQPIVGISLLLLAKLALLRIFFFGGITGLGLLSDVLSLLAIMSLLELALPRRGKRGVYWAINAVFSLMLFAATLYRIHFNTVPTYTALGGLGQVPQIRGSITVLIQPYHFLFFADIAIALAIGGVRLFSRSSKRELAGLQRERPRTGTLRGKIAAALALVISAAVSLQFIADGSRIDNELVQAERLGFLNYQVASAIKSKRENDMIAQGNLQDTIRRVNELQSTYPYRKEEKKGAKPAHFGEAKGMNVIVVQMEAFQNFPIHLKLGDQEITPVLNRLAKEGYYFPHVYQQIGQGNTSDAEFMSNTSIYPTGTVAMSTGFGGRELPSLPRLLNKLQYQSATFHINDVHFWSRNLLYPGLGFDRYFDQPYYENDHFNDFGASDEELYRVGSEKLAEMAATGDPFYAQFVTTSSHAPFVVPPDRRRLKLPPEMENTQLGHYLTAINYTDYALGRFIDQLKAEGVWDNTVLVAYGDHSGVNPAETDGKEITAQLGIPYDNKVSRFNIPLIIHVPGQKSGKTVELTGGQVDIMPTVANLLGISLKEQQFTAFGRDLLNTDNNVIGMRYYLPTGSFFTNDILFVPGTGFEDGEAISLRTLEPMHDLEPYRRDYEYILSLMKLSDEYVQLLPKR
- a CDS encoding DUF6080 domain-containing protein, whose protein sequence is MQFWKSVFGVKQDNRKALLLFLGFFLLYFWLNLPFITYMERNQAVLLEHSPFYGAPFTLNLFNFDPSIYYAPQASVIHPLINYLSAPLKQAASMTWGNGLFLGIQSAMNACGVVLMYYYLRRNSYGNALSIGTAAFFGASSYQIFSALIPDSYPYAVLIILLTVLYAQYCRHQQKLGVWPVSLLLTLSFGVTVTNVATAVGSLLISTLRKSRTYLMACLKIAGVSLLLVALLSGLQFVLFPGSSWITTWQHNIQAGGFSYVAPFSFAHHWKALYSMIESPIITPHLAMIDDSVMAFVTDLSNPFPLYGHLIGIVVIVLTLLALVTGYRSREVQSLAIYPLFGLLLHIVVGFGLAAFNYDMYLYAGHYLFALFLLSAWGVHRCGGSARRILTGAIIACAAVTLVHNIIGHAAALDTIQQVYIQIGSASLQP